The following coding sequences are from one Armatimonadota bacterium window:
- a CDS encoding S8 family serine peptidase — protein sequence MKLPLPPVPEVSQIAGNLYSKRLIFNLFFRQSRRSCQVYSSRCRMRGRRESMKFHFRLVASAALGLAIAASSIASTIQNIPGVQEFTGQMIVRPLQVDDMMAKNWTADKITTARNRAKGRLRSNYLRYHPETDEYVVRVPWGKNEVSYSAELMRTGDYQYACPNYRLYPTNNPNDPLFSQQWHHQTIQSPLAWNFWTGGSNFEVTFVDTGITKTHPDLKDLLLPGYNSVDRKTEAEGGDITDINGHGTHVSGCGAAAGNNGVGVSGVGWNFKIRFVKTSNVASGGAAFDDIMTGARWAVDHGSKTISASYSGVDNDVVSTTGTYIKSKGGLFLYAAGNDARDLSGFSYDDVIVCGASNEQDGKASFSAYGRGVGVFAPGTNILSTTMDGAYGLASGTSMATPVTNGAVATIWSVNPTLTPDEVQTILYNTCDNIGSSSIFGHGRINVFRGVLLSLSTLARDTTISDVGVQTGTYSSGNLGSVQDSNLNNAYKVNSVYSGAIGTIAATNMACSLPTDQGTISSFSLAATFKVTGTKPTSVLGYVLNVNTGNYDLVSTKGAFPNTDTTINLKLGSATSNYVASDGTVKVILRSVVPSRFGKTNNQLLIGYAKGRYSIAPTF from the coding sequence ATGAAACTGCCATTGCCACCAGTACCAGAAGTCAGCCAAATTGCCGGAAATTTGTACTCGAAACGCCTAATATTCAATCTCTTTTTTCGACAATCTAGACGGTCTTGTCAAGTTTACTCTTCTCGGTGTAGAATGCGCGGAAGGAGAGAGTCCATGAAATTTCATTTTCGCCTTGTTGCGTCTGCCGCTCTCGGGCTAGCCATCGCGGCATCGTCCATTGCCAGTACTATTCAAAACATTCCCGGTGTCCAAGAGTTCACCGGCCAGATGATCGTCCGCCCTCTCCAGGTCGACGACATGATGGCCAAGAACTGGACTGCGGACAAAATTACAACCGCCCGCAACCGGGCCAAAGGCCGCTTGCGAAGCAACTACCTTCGCTACCACCCGGAGACCGACGAATACGTCGTTCGTGTCCCGTGGGGCAAAAACGAAGTTTCGTATTCGGCTGAGCTCATGCGGACCGGCGACTACCAGTACGCCTGCCCTAACTACCGACTCTATCCGACCAACAATCCGAACGATCCCCTTTTCAGCCAGCAGTGGCACCACCAGACCATCCAGTCTCCGCTCGCGTGGAACTTCTGGACCGGCGGCTCGAATTTCGAAGTCACCTTCGTGGATACGGGCATTACCAAAACCCACCCCGACCTGAAGGACCTGCTGCTTCCCGGATACAACTCCGTTGATCGAAAGACCGAAGCAGAAGGTGGCGACATTACCGACATCAATGGCCATGGAACCCACGTTTCGGGTTGTGGCGCGGCGGCTGGTAACAATGGCGTCGGCGTCTCGGGTGTTGGTTGGAACTTCAAGATTCGCTTCGTTAAGACGTCCAACGTCGCCAGTGGCGGTGCGGCCTTCGACGACATCATGACGGGTGCCCGCTGGGCTGTCGATCATGGCTCGAAGACGATCAGCGCCTCCTACAGCGGTGTCGATAACGATGTCGTCAGCACAACAGGAACCTATATCAAATCGAAAGGCGGTCTCTTCCTGTACGCTGCCGGTAATGACGCCCGCGACCTCAGCGGTTTCTCCTACGACGACGTCATCGTCTGCGGTGCCTCCAATGAGCAAGACGGCAAAGCGAGCTTTTCGGCCTATGGCCGTGGTGTCGGCGTCTTCGCTCCGGGAACCAACATCCTAAGCACGACGATGGACGGTGCCTATGGTCTGGCCAGCGGCACGTCGATGGCTACGCCGGTCACGAATGGCGCGGTAGCGACCATTTGGTCCGTCAATCCCACCCTCACGCCGGACGAAGTTCAGACCATCCTCTACAACACCTGCGACAATATTGGTTCGAGCTCGATCTTTGGTCACGGCCGAATCAACGTGTTCCGAGGCGTCTTGCTGTCGCTATCGACGCTGGCACGTGACACCACCATCAGTGATGTGGGCGTCCAAACCGGCACCTACTCGTCTGGCAATCTCGGCAGCGTTCAAGATTCAAACCTTAACAATGCCTATAAGGTCAACAGTGTGTACTCGGGTGCAATCGGTACGATCGCGGCAACCAATATGGCCTGCTCGTTGCCGACCGACCAAGGTACGATCTCGAGCTTTAGCCTTGCGGCGACGTTCAAGGTTACGGGAACGAAGCCGACCTCCGTGTTGGGCTATGTGCTCAACGTCAACACCGGCAACTACGATCTGGTCTCGACCAAGGGCGCCTTCCCGAACACCGATACCACCATCAACCTGAAGCTTGGTTCGGCGACCTCCAACTACGTAGCCAGCGACGGAACGGTGAAGGTCATCCTTCGCTCGGTGGTTCCTTCCCGGTTCGGCAAAACCAACAATCAATTGTTGATCGGCTACGCCAAAGGGCGATACTCGATCGCACCAACGTTCTAA
- a CDS encoding response regulator translates to MDTSAQYHPKILVVDDDATNIHFLKRLLDIGGYDDIRTASSGREALLEGASYDPDLILLDLQMPEMDGYEVLRVMRPLRNSGVYLPILVFTADATHSARKKALELGASDFLTKPGDATEILLRVKNFLTMRFWSKELNERNIDLEERVRARTRELEESHRDVIHRLARAGEYRDDDTGHHTRRVGELSARIATALRLPTDTVKLIQLAALLHDLGKIGIPDSILLKPGRLTEEEFRQMQQHCMAGASILAQGNTPLLQMAEKIAAHHHERYDGSGYPSGLRGEEIPIEARIVSVADVFDALTHERPYKKAWDRESAKAEILSQKGRQFDPQVVDAFLAVRSFDLF, encoded by the coding sequence ATGGACACGTCCGCTCAATATCATCCGAAGATTTTGGTGGTTGACGATGACGCCACCAATATTCACTTCTTGAAACGCCTGCTGGATATCGGCGGATACGATGACATTCGGACGGCAAGTTCGGGTCGAGAAGCTCTGTTGGAAGGGGCCTCATACGATCCCGATTTGATTCTGCTGGACCTCCAAATGCCAGAGATGGACGGCTACGAAGTGCTGAGGGTGATGCGGCCGCTTCGCAACTCGGGAGTCTATCTGCCCATCCTGGTCTTTACCGCCGACGCAACGCACTCGGCGCGAAAGAAGGCACTGGAACTCGGGGCCAGCGACTTCTTGACCAAACCCGGTGACGCAACCGAGATTCTGCTTCGCGTCAAAAACTTCCTGACGATGCGCTTCTGGAGTAAGGAGTTGAACGAGCGCAATATCGACTTAGAAGAGCGCGTGCGTGCGCGCACACGCGAGCTTGAGGAATCGCACCGCGACGTCATTCACCGATTAGCGCGGGCCGGTGAATATCGCGACGACGACACCGGGCATCACACCCGGCGGGTGGGGGAACTGTCGGCGCGAATCGCGACGGCTCTTCGGCTGCCGACCGATACGGTCAAACTGATTCAGCTTGCCGCTCTGCTTCACGATCTTGGAAAAATTGGGATCCCCGATTCGATTTTGCTCAAGCCCGGCCGTTTGACAGAGGAAGAGTTTAGGCAGATGCAACAGCACTGCATGGCCGGGGCGTCGATTCTCGCTCAAGGAAATACTCCGCTCCTTCAAATGGCAGAGAAGATTGCGGCTCATCACCACGAGCGATACGACGGATCAGGATATCCTTCCGGATTACGAGGCGAAGAGATTCCGATCGAGGCGCGAATTGTTTCGGTGGCAGACGTCTTTGACGCGCTGACCCATGAACGACCCTACAAGAAGGCCTGGGACAGAGAGTCCGCGAAGGCGGAAATTCTATCTCAGAAGGGTCGTCAGTTTGACCCTCAGGTGGTTGACGCCTTTTTAGCGGTTCGTTCGTTCGATTTGTTCTAA
- a CDS encoding response regulator, which produces MAVSGHFSPKVLVVDDDTTNLHYLLRLLNVGGYDDVRMAMSGREAVVEGAAFNPDIILLDLQIPELDGFEVLKILRPLQRSGVYLPILVFTAQATHNVRKRALELGATDFLAKPLDSTEILLRMRNFVSMRYLSKELNERNIDLEERVREHTRELEQSYLDIIHRLSRASEYRDNNDGDHTRRISELSAKIASALGLSSQQVRLIKEAALLHDLGKVGVPDSILTKNGRLSRNEESALRKHCEVGASILANSRSPLLQVAERIAAHHHERYDGKGYPSGLRGEEIPIEARVVALADAYQNLFESFGSDPDALERAKAEIVSESGSRFDPAVVEAFVAVRRIDFR; this is translated from the coding sequence ATGGCGGTTTCAGGCCACTTTAGCCCCAAAGTTCTGGTCGTCGATGACGACACGACCAACCTCCACTATCTTCTCCGCCTTCTTAACGTCGGTGGATACGACGATGTGAGAATGGCGATGTCGGGCCGTGAGGCAGTAGTCGAAGGTGCCGCATTCAACCCCGATATCATCCTTCTCGATCTACAAATTCCCGAATTGGATGGCTTCGAGGTTTTAAAAATCCTGCGTCCCCTTCAACGTTCAGGGGTCTACCTGCCGATTCTTGTCTTCACCGCCCAAGCCACTCATAATGTTCGGAAGCGCGCGCTTGAACTGGGCGCAACGGACTTTCTGGCAAAGCCGCTCGACTCGACAGAAATCTTGCTTCGGATGCGGAACTTTGTTTCCATGCGTTACCTGAGTAAGGAACTCAATGAAAGGAATATCGACCTGGAAGAAAGGGTTCGCGAGCACACCCGAGAGTTGGAGCAATCCTATCTCGATATCATCCACCGCCTTTCGCGTGCGAGCGAATACCGCGACAATAACGATGGTGACCACACGCGGCGCATCAGTGAACTGTCGGCCAAGATCGCCTCGGCGCTTGGCCTATCGTCCCAACAGGTTCGCTTGATCAAGGAAGCCGCGCTCCTTCATGACTTGGGGAAGGTCGGGGTTCCCGATTCCATTCTTACGAAAAACGGCAGGCTGAGCCGGAACGAAGAAAGTGCGCTGAGGAAGCACTGCGAGGTCGGCGCATCGATTCTCGCGAACAGCCGCAGTCCGTTATTGCAGGTCGCGGAAAGGATCGCTGCCCATCATCACGAACGATACGACGGCAAAGGTTATCCGTCGGGATTGCGAGGCGAAGAAATCCCGATTGAAGCAAGGGTGGTGGCCCTGGCGGACGCCTACCAAAACCTATTCGAATCCTTTGGCTCGGATCCTGACGCTCTCGAGAGAGCCAAGGCCGAGATTGTGAGTGAAAGCGGATCGCGATTCGACCCCGCTGTGGTCGAAGCCTTTGTGGCTGTCCGACGAATTGACTTTCGCTAG
- a CDS encoding VOC family protein, with protein MVTRFSHAPIFVKDQDSAYDFYVNKLGFEVRTDAMMGEFRWLTVGPKTQPDFEIILMPIRSPMAQEGSAELLEKLQEIGTLGAGVFEVDDCRATYEELKAKGVQFRGEPEEQFYGIEAIMVDDSGNWFSMTQHKPH; from the coding sequence ATGGTTACGCGATTCTCACACGCTCCCATCTTCGTCAAGGATCAGGATTCAGCCTACGACTTCTATGTGAATAAGCTTGGCTTCGAGGTGCGCACCGACGCCATGATGGGCGAATTCCGATGGCTGACCGTCGGCCCCAAAACCCAGCCCGACTTCGAAATCATTCTCATGCCCATCCGAAGTCCAATGGCCCAAGAGGGTAGCGCCGAATTGCTTGAGAAACTTCAAGAAATCGGCACGCTGGGGGCCGGGGTTTTTGAAGTCGACGACTGCCGTGCGACCTACGAGGAACTGAAGGCTAAGGGGGTCCAGTTTCGAGGGGAGCCCGAGGAGCAATTCTATGGTATCGAGGCGATCATGGTCGATGATTCGGGCAACTGGTTCAGCATGACCCAACACAAGCCCCACTAG
- a CDS encoding helix-turn-helix domain-containing protein, which yields MDREVIHRLAVSRDFLADNCAGGVSLSEVADAATMSPFHFHRLFSQRYGMTPQEFKTQRRLERAKELLLENCLSITEIAFELGYESPATFSTLFRKRFGLNPTEFRFRACRAYALGRIWGHRFIPHCFTTQRYSLPTK from the coding sequence ATGGATCGAGAGGTCATCCACCGACTGGCGGTCTCCCGCGACTTCCTCGCAGACAATTGCGCGGGCGGCGTGTCTTTGAGCGAGGTCGCTGATGCCGCGACGATGTCTCCGTTCCACTTCCATCGTCTGTTTTCCCAGCGGTATGGCATGACGCCTCAGGAGTTCAAGACTCAGCGTAGGCTTGAACGCGCTAAGGAACTTCTGCTTGAAAATTGTCTCTCCATTACCGAGATCGCGTTCGAGCTTGGCTATGAAAGCCCGGCGACATTTTCAACCCTCTTTCGAAAGCGTTTCGGGCTGAATCCGACCGAATTTCGGTTCAGAGCCTGCCGCGCATACGCGCTTGGACGTATTTGGGGACATCGGTTCATTCCCCACTGTTTCACCACCCAGCGGTACTCCCTGCCAACAAAATAG
- a CDS encoding AIM24 family protein gives MAVPVAKQTNVMDENFGGVTYHIQGELVPVLQIEISEMPVYFEHHILLWKDPALNIGVKSLAGGLKRMVAGMPLFMVETQGRGRIGFSRDGAGHVFGIHLRHGERLDVREHQWLAATNNLDYTFTRVKGLANMLFSGTGFFIDTFTCSGPEGILWMHGYGNVFEVTLAPGEMIDIEPGGWIYKDVTVKMDTIMQRLSTGLFASAGNLVFNRFTGPGRIGLQSMYLHLASSE, from the coding sequence ATGGCTGTACCCGTCGCAAAACAAACCAACGTCATGGATGAGAATTTCGGTGGCGTGACCTATCACATTCAGGGCGAACTCGTTCCCGTTCTTCAAATTGAAATCTCTGAGATGCCGGTCTACTTTGAGCACCACATTTTGCTTTGGAAAGACCCGGCGCTCAATATTGGGGTGAAATCTCTCGCTGGCGGACTCAAGCGAATGGTAGCGGGAATGCCGCTATTCATGGTCGAGACGCAGGGACGAGGTCGAATTGGCTTCAGCCGCGATGGCGCCGGTCACGTTTTCGGCATCCACCTCCGCCACGGCGAACGTTTGGACGTTCGCGAGCATCAGTGGTTGGCGGCAACGAATAACTTGGACTACACGTTCACGAGAGTCAAGGGCCTGGCCAACATGCTCTTTTCGGGCACCGGCTTCTTCATCGACACCTTCACCTGCTCCGGCCCAGAGGGCATTTTGTGGATGCACGGTTATGGCAATGTTTTCGAAGTGACGCTCGCTCCCGGTGAGATGATCGACATCGAGCCAGGTGGTTGGATCTACAAAGACGTGACGGTGAAGATGGACACGATTATGCAGCGGCTCTCGACTGGGCTCTTCGCCAGCGCCGGAAATTTGGTGTTCAACCGATTCACCGGTCCGGGGCGCATTGGCCTCCAGTCCATGTATCTGCACCTGGCCAGTTCCGAGTAA
- a CDS encoding DUF4166 domain-containing protein — protein sequence MARKCMGRCYLLGPRRQAHNLVVGLYRDLLGPEYERLAPSLQTFHDGLGAEGTFDVVWSPGWTSRLACWIMQLPKPGSDLPTQLLISSNNGTEVWDRTFKKSKLVTIQTENKGYLCETKWPISFEFEVRIVDGGLDYSSIRTRLMGCPLPNFLSIRIEATERPSERGLHTRVRFLLPGLGQICQYEGELCST from the coding sequence ATGGCCCGAAAATGCATGGGCAGATGTTACCTATTAGGCCCTAGACGTCAGGCGCATAATCTAGTCGTGGGTCTGTACCGCGATCTGTTGGGGCCGGAGTACGAGCGGTTGGCTCCGTCGCTCCAGACATTCCACGATGGACTGGGTGCAGAGGGCACGTTCGACGTGGTCTGGTCCCCAGGTTGGACAAGCAGACTGGCCTGTTGGATCATGCAGTTGCCGAAACCCGGAAGCGATCTTCCCACCCAACTATTAATCAGCTCGAACAACGGAACCGAGGTGTGGGACCGAACGTTCAAAAAGTCAAAACTCGTCACCATCCAGACAGAGAACAAGGGCTACTTATGCGAGACGAAGTGGCCGATTTCCTTCGAATTTGAAGTGCGGATTGTGGACGGCGGGCTGGACTATTCCTCCATACGAACGCGATTGATGGGTTGCCCTTTGCCGAATTTCTTAAGCATCAGAATCGAGGCTACCGAGCGCCCTAGCGAAAGGGGCTTGCACACAAGGGTGCGATTCCTTTTGCCGGGGCTAGGCCAGATTTGCCAATATGAGGGAGAGTTGTGCTCGACATGA
- a CDS encoding peptidase S10, translated as MHFRAITGILLLLPIACLAQEPPKPTEPKKDAQANIEIKPSVTNHSIELRGKKLDYKATAAQIPLRNEQGEVECRMFYVAYEKNGADASSRPVTFAFNGGPGSATMWLHMGALGPKRAPMPDDGSLPKPPYQAVDNPDTWLDFTDVVVIDAPGTGYSRLAKPELGKKYFGVRQDIRAFTNFVKEWLSVHNRWKSPLFVAGESYGGIRGSGLAQSLFQNGIALNGFVSISGSSNFLTLDGMRGNDATYIGFLPSMAACAWYHHKAAPRFKSVEQVVAESTKWVDDVYGPALLRGDNLSAKEKDEVAGKLAEYLGLTKKYCLGSNLRVPEWQFFKELLRDEGLSIGRYDGRLIAKEELKVGGQQANDPSDDAVTPPFTSAIHDYFLNDLGLKTDLQYNNFGNVYPWESPEGSYPETSSDLRSVLAANQHLRVLYCCGYYDLACPLNATLYTIDHMGLDEETRKHLSFAYYPAGHMMYIEKSSRVKLHDDVEKFEHDCLTGSN; from the coding sequence ATGCATTTTCGGGCCATCACAGGAATCCTCCTCCTTTTGCCGATCGCTTGCCTTGCTCAGGAGCCGCCCAAGCCAACCGAGCCGAAAAAGGACGCCCAGGCGAACATCGAAATCAAGCCGTCTGTCACCAATCACAGCATCGAACTTCGCGGAAAGAAACTGGACTATAAGGCGACCGCCGCCCAGATCCCGCTTCGAAACGAGCAGGGCGAAGTCGAGTGCCGCATGTTCTACGTGGCCTACGAAAAGAATGGCGCGGACGCATCGTCTCGCCCGGTGACCTTTGCTTTCAACGGTGGTCCGGGAAGTGCGACGATGTGGCTCCACATGGGTGCACTGGGACCCAAGCGAGCCCCGATGCCCGACGACGGGTCACTGCCGAAGCCACCCTATCAGGCTGTCGATAACCCAGACACGTGGCTGGATTTCACCGATGTCGTCGTCATCGACGCCCCCGGCACCGGCTACAGCCGTCTCGCCAAACCCGAGCTTGGGAAGAAGTATTTCGGGGTCCGCCAGGACATCCGGGCGTTCACCAATTTCGTCAAGGAATGGCTGAGCGTCCATAACCGCTGGAAGTCGCCTTTGTTCGTGGCGGGCGAAAGCTACGGCGGCATACGCGGCTCGGGTCTGGCCCAGAGCCTCTTCCAGAACGGTATTGCCCTGAACGGATTCGTGAGCATCTCCGGCTCCAGCAACTTCCTCACGCTCGACGGAATGCGTGGCAACGATGCGACGTACATCGGCTTTCTGCCGTCGATGGCTGCCTGCGCTTGGTACCACCACAAGGCGGCTCCGCGGTTCAAGAGCGTCGAGCAGGTCGTAGCTGAATCGACAAAGTGGGTTGACGATGTCTACGGCCCCGCTTTGCTTCGTGGCGATAACCTTTCGGCCAAGGAGAAGGACGAGGTCGCCGGCAAGCTGGCCGAGTATCTTGGACTCACCAAAAAGTACTGTCTCGGTTCAAATCTTCGTGTTCCCGAATGGCAGTTCTTCAAAGAACTGCTTCGGGACGAGGGGCTGTCAATCGGCCGGTACGATGGTCGACTGATAGCCAAAGAAGAGCTGAAGGTCGGGGGCCAACAAGCCAATGACCCAAGTGACGATGCGGTGACGCCGCCGTTCACTAGCGCGATCCACGACTACTTCCTAAACGACCTAGGGCTGAAAACCGACCTCCAATACAACAACTTTGGCAATGTCTACCCTTGGGAGAGCCCGGAGGGGAGCTATCCAGAGACGTCGTCCGACCTGCGGAGCGTTCTCGCCGCGAACCAGCACCTGCGCGTGCTCTACTGCTGCGGGTACTACGACCTCGCCTGCCCTCTCAACGCCACCCTCTATACGATCGACCACATGGGCCTCGATGAAGAAACGAGAAAGCACCTCTCGTTTGCGTACTATCCGGCTGGCCACATGATGTACATCGAAAAGAGTTCGCGTGTGAAACTTCACGACGACGTCGAGAAGTTCGAGCACGACTGCCTGACCGGCAGCAACTAG
- a CDS encoding prepilin-type N-terminal cleavage/methylation domain-containing protein, giving the protein MRRAFTLIELLVVIAIIAILAAILFPVFAQAKAAAKKAVDLSNQKQIVMAIMLYAGDNDDQTCKTHHDLAANETIADLYTWFQPLQPYIKSRDIFRDPVLNDTPTLFPYPVTLADWQTYRTDYLINGFFAHGANLTMFSRPAEQIILGERHAGIAFFDYHPWPSAPDDNWERGFLDGSGYQIGDIDTDSQIPDPKNVGRHTNGNNYAFVDGHAKWFHFASTLDKTLPQLDVHNWGMHNIDNLPSNEE; this is encoded by the coding sequence ATGCGCAGAGCTTTCACTCTTATCGAACTGCTCGTCGTGATCGCCATCATCGCGATCCTCGCCGCCATCCTTTTCCCCGTCTTCGCCCAAGCAAAGGCGGCGGCGAAGAAAGCGGTCGACCTCTCGAACCAAAAGCAGATCGTCATGGCGATCATGCTGTATGCAGGCGACAACGATGACCAAACCTGCAAGACCCACCACGACCTCGCCGCCAACGAGACCATCGCCGACCTGTACACCTGGTTCCAACCGCTCCAGCCGTATATCAAGAGTCGGGACATCTTCCGCGATCCGGTCCTCAATGACACACCGACCCTCTTCCCTTATCCGGTAACCCTTGCCGATTGGCAGACCTACCGCACCGACTACCTCATCAACGGCTTCTTCGCCCACGGCGCAAACCTCACGATGTTTTCGCGGCCAGCCGAGCAGATCATCCTTGGCGAACGTCATGCCGGTATCGCCTTCTTCGACTACCACCCGTGGCCGTCGGCGCCGGATGACAACTGGGAGCGGGGCTTCCTCGACGGCTCTGGCTATCAAATCGGTGATATCGACACGGATTCGCAGATTCCCGATCCGAAGAACGTTGGGCGACACACGAACGGCAATAACTACGCCTTCGTGGATGGCCACGCCAAGTGGTTCCACTTCGCCTCGACCTTGGACAAGACGCTTCCGCAGTTAGACGTTCACAACTGGGGCATGCACAACATCGACAACTTGCCCTCCAACGAGGAATGA
- a CDS encoding peptidase S10, producing the protein MSEAPPKAEEGKKEQTYPLDFSKGPVVTKHKVGDLKYTATVGLMPINDEFGEPEGGIFYIAYTKDGVKDPSNRPVMFSFNGGPGSSSVWLHLGVVGPKRVVMEADGNMPKPPFKLVDNEYTWLENTDLVFIDPIGTGYSRPAKKDGGKKFWSLEGDIESIGEFIRLYLTRNNRWGSKLHLVGESYGTTRAAGLSGHLIEKGIAFNSIVLVSSILNFQTARFNKGNDLPYQVFLPTYTATAWFHKKTKYKTLESALKASEEFAASDYVLALAKGASMTDAERKTVRSKLSALTGLSEDYVEATDLRVNIHRFCKELLRNEKRTVGRLDSRFKGIDENAATEHPEHDPSMTAIMAPYTATINDYLRRELGWETDQPYYVFNPGELWKNWSYGDAGAGHPDTSESLRAALSKNPYMKVFIASGYYDLATPYFATEYTLNHLGLDSTLRDNIQTKYYEAGHMMYIDEGCLKKLHEDISDFYK; encoded by the coding sequence ATGAGCGAAGCGCCTCCGAAGGCCGAAGAAGGCAAGAAGGAACAGACTTACCCCCTCGATTTCTCCAAGGGTCCGGTTGTGACCAAGCATAAGGTCGGTGACCTAAAGTACACCGCCACCGTCGGCCTGATGCCGATCAACGATGAATTTGGCGAGCCGGAAGGCGGCATTTTCTACATCGCCTACACCAAAGACGGCGTCAAGGACCCCTCGAATCGCCCTGTGATGTTCAGCTTTAACGGCGGACCGGGAAGCTCGTCGGTCTGGCTTCACCTTGGTGTCGTTGGCCCGAAGCGAGTCGTGATGGAAGCGGACGGCAACATGCCGAAGCCGCCCTTCAAACTCGTCGACAACGAGTACACCTGGCTGGAGAACACCGATCTCGTCTTCATCGACCCGATTGGGACCGGCTATAGCCGCCCGGCCAAAAAGGATGGTGGCAAGAAGTTTTGGAGCTTGGAAGGCGACATCGAGTCGATCGGCGAGTTCATTCGGCTCTACCTGACGCGAAACAACCGATGGGGTTCGAAACTGCACCTGGTGGGCGAAAGCTATGGAACCACGCGAGCGGCTGGTCTGTCCGGTCACCTCATCGAAAAGGGCATTGCGTTCAATAGCATCGTGCTGGTTTCGTCGATCCTGAACTTCCAGACCGCGCGCTTCAACAAAGGCAACGACTTGCCGTACCAAGTCTTTCTGCCGACCTACACCGCCACCGCGTGGTTCCACAAGAAGACGAAGTACAAGACGCTCGAATCCGCCCTGAAAGCAAGCGAGGAGTTTGCCGCCAGCGATTACGTGTTGGCTCTGGCGAAAGGCGCATCGATGACCGATGCGGAGCGCAAGACCGTCCGTTCGAAGTTGTCAGCACTGACCGGATTGAGCGAAGACTATGTGGAAGCCACCGATCTTCGCGTCAATATCCACCGCTTTTGCAAGGAGCTTCTGCGCAACGAAAAGCGTACGGTTGGCCGCTTGGATAGCCGGTTCAAAGGCATCGATGAGAACGCCGCGACCGAGCACCCTGAACACGATCCGTCCATGACCGCGATCATGGCTCCCTATACGGCGACGATCAACGACTACCTTCGCCGGGAGCTTGGCTGGGAGACCGACCAGCCTTACTACGTGTTCAACCCCGGCGAGCTTTGGAAGAATTGGTCCTACGGCGATGCGGGCGCCGGCCACCCGGATACGTCCGAGTCACTGCGCGCCGCACTGTCAAAGAATCCGTACATGAAGGTGTTCATCGCCTCCGGTTACTACGACCTGGCGACCCCGTACTTTGCCACCGAATACACCCTCAACCACCTGGGTCTGGATTCCACCCTGCGAGACAACATTCAGACGAAGTACTACGAAGCCGGACACATGATGTATATCGACGAAGGATGCCTCAAGAAGCTCCACGAAGACATCTCCGATTTCTACAAGTAA
- the rpmG gene encoding 50S ribosomal protein L33: MAKKKGEIREIIRLVCTEDGKSYYTTTKNKRNTPDRLELMKFNKNLRKYTLHREKK; this comes from the coding sequence ATGGCGAAGAAAAAAGGCGAAATCAGAGAAATTATCCGGCTCGTGTGCACCGAGGATGGGAAGAGTTATTACACGACCACCAAGAACAAGCGAAACACTCCCGACCGACTTGAGCTGATGAAGTTCAATAAGAACCTGCGCAAGTACACGTTGCACCGAGAGAAGAAGTAA
- the rpmF gene encoding 50S ribosomal protein L32: MPNPKRRFSHQRTALRRTNYTTELPEITSTKQVDGEPFRKNHNASPEGYYKGRRLPGFKD; this comes from the coding sequence ATGCCAAATCCTAAGCGACGATTTAGCCACCAGCGAACGGCCCTGCGCCGTACCAATTATACGACCGAACTGCCGGAGATCACCTCGACCAAGCAGGTCGATGGCGAGCCGTTCCGAAAGAACCACAACGCCAGCCCCGAGGGTTACTACAAGGGCCGACGACTTCCCGGCTTCAAGGACTAA
- a CDS encoding YajQ family cyclic di-GMP-binding protein, whose translation MAADFSFDIVSKVDPMEIKNAMDQADKELSNRYDFKGTKAELIFDGKLDIVLVADDEFRMEQLKDIVFSKMLKRGIDARQIEWGKVEPSGNMTVRCKLNLKQGISQDKAKALAKQIRDKGLKVNAQIQGEEVRVSGKSKDDLQKTIQFVKGLDLDYPVDFINFR comes from the coding sequence TTGGCCGCCGATTTTAGCTTCGATATCGTCTCGAAGGTTGATCCCATGGAGATCAAGAATGCCATGGATCAGGCTGACAAGGAGCTTTCGAATCGCTACGACTTCAAGGGCACGAAGGCCGAACTGATCTTCGACGGAAAGCTCGACATCGTGCTGGTCGCTGACGACGAATTCCGAATGGAACAGCTCAAGGACATCGTGTTCAGCAAGATGCTGAAGCGCGGCATCGACGCCCGCCAGATCGAGTGGGGCAAGGTCGAGCCATCCGGCAACATGACGGTCCGATGCAAGCTGAACCTGAAGCAGGGCATTTCGCAAGACAAAGCGAAGGCCCTCGCGAAGCAGATTCGGGATAAAGGGCTGAAAGTGAACGCCCAAATTCAGGGAGAAGAAGTCCGCGTTTCGGGCAAGAGCAAAGACGACTTGCAGAAGACCATCCAATTCGTCAAAGGGCTCGACCTCGACTATCCGGTCGACTTCATCAACTTCCGTTAA